In Corythoichthys intestinalis isolate RoL2023-P3 chromosome 4, ASM3026506v1, whole genome shotgun sequence, a genomic segment contains:
- the LOC130915212 gene encoding uncharacterized protein LOC130915212, with product MEDGGSHSTVTEYFEVGISRTREQQSPKSTDAAMEDVQLNVSESPEFEMSSTTEHSSLGPTKSEVKKLDSNHSFPMDKKNLHNMGLVNYTDSDESQELSINLYQSTIPKLRRTKCMQVNSTLSRYQVGNEIDGNGELLYSTSEDSGDEYIPGTSEESDESEGLQCVDSLVKKDIIKDLFHLTNTSKASSMPSVMHVDGPSPQHIPKRQSTKRKQKSPKKGKGRQPVKKKPWKKEVLAVEKHMMSFITTCRVPRKSDCDDCLKKEQVALKNRHWSAVKFYIKNKITDLKRRV from the exons atggag gatggaggaagccattccactgtgactgaatattttgaggttgggatctccagaaccagagagcaacagtctccgaaatctacagacgctgcaatggag GACGTACAGTTGAATGTAAGTGAATCTCCGGAATTTGAGATGTCAAGCACCACCGAGCATTCCTCTCTAGGACCTACGAAGTCAGAAGTGAAG AAATTGGATTCAAACCATTCTTTTCCCATggacaaaaaaaacctgcacaATATGGGTTTGGTTAACTACACTGATTCTGATGAATCCCAGGAGCTATCCATAAATCTTTACCAAAGTACTATCCCAAAGCTCAGGAGAACTAAATGTATGCAGGTCAACAGCACACTTAGCCGTTATCAG gtgGGAAATGAAATTGACGGTAATGGAGAGCTTCTTTACTCCACCTCAGAGGACAGTGGAGATGAATATATTCCAGGCACAAGTGAGGAATCAGATGAGAGTGAAGGTTTGCAATGTGTCGACTCTCTCGTTAAGAAGGATATCATCAAAGATTTGTTTCACCTTACAAATACCTCAAAAGCCTCCTCGATGCCATCTGTTATGCACGTTGATGGACCATCTCCTCAGCATATACCCAAACGTCAGTCCACCAAACGGAAACAAAAGTCacccaaaaaaggaaaag GTCGACAACCGGTTAAAAAGAAGCCATGGAAGAAAGAGGTCTTGGCTGTTGAGAAGCATATGATGTCATTCATCACTACCTGCCGTGTTCCACGGAAGAGCGACTGCGATGACTGCCTTAAAAAGGAACAAGTAGCACTCAAAAACAGGCATTGGTCAGCagtaaaattttacattaaaaacaagATCACAGATCTCAAAAGGAGAGTTTAG